One region of Nycticebus coucang isolate mNycCou1 chromosome 10, mNycCou1.pri, whole genome shotgun sequence genomic DNA includes:
- the LOC128596789 gene encoding pyrin and HIN domain-containing protein 1-like: MDPLTVMVLSASEPFEYESSENESKKVFHATVATENKFFHVKVLDINLRRNFTRNRIITISDYVQRDGILEVNETSTVSNARSNQTVVVPNIIINIAVEPLRIYIIEMLASGMIINGSYMLHRKSLTGQRTIYEVQDDTGSIIEVVGNKKCHDFPCEEGDTLQFFFFRLQKRRGTIKLYSNTHSFIQHI; the protein is encoded by the exons ATGGACCCACTGACAGTGATGGTACTGAGTGCATCAGAGCCATTTGAATATGAGTCCTCAGAAAATGAGTCCAAAAAAGTGTTTCACGCTACAGTGGCTACAGAGAATAAGTTCTTTCATGTGAAAGTTTTAGACATCAACTTAAGAAGAAATTTCACCAGAAACAGAATCATTACTATATCAGATTATGTGCAACGAGATGGTATCCTAGAAGTAAACGAAACCTCTACTGTATCTAATGCTCGTTCTAACCAAACGGTTGTGGTTCCAAACATAATCATAAATATAGCAGTGGAACCCTTGAGGATTTATATTATTGAAATGCTAGCTTCTGGAATGATTATCAATGGATCATATATGCTACATAGG AAATCACTAACAGGTCAGAGAACAATCTATGAAGTTCAAGATGATACAGGAAGCATCATTGAAGTGGTGGGGAATAAAAAATGTCATGATTTCCCCTGCGAAGAAGGAGATACACTTCAATTCTTCTTCTTTCGACTGCAAAAGAGAAGAGGCACAATCAAACTATATAGTAACACACATAGTTTTATCCAG